From the genome of Candidatus Dormiibacterota bacterium, one region includes:
- a CDS encoding ABC transporter ATP-binding protein codes for MNAALEATALTKRYGTTPALSECNIRIPAGHVVALVGPNGAGKTTLLHLAMGFLNPTAGGIKVFGWSPQEQPTIVLPRVGFLAQDRPLYRRFKVRDLLEFGRRLNPRWDGELARLRLERLAIPLHRPVGKLSGGQEAQVALALTLAKKPDMLLLDEPLSNLDPLARREFMQVLMDAVAEEGLTVVLSSHIIADLERTCDYLVILAQGQVQLAGEIEGLLDSHRTLVGGPSDRALLERDASVIHSSHTPRQTTMLVKLNGRPAAGQWEEHHVGLEELVLAYLSRPSGDSSAKSEPVEPAKLE; via the coding sequence GTGAACGCTGCGCTGGAGGCCACCGCACTAACCAAGCGTTACGGCACAACTCCTGCCCTCAGCGAATGCAACATTCGGATTCCTGCGGGGCACGTGGTTGCGCTCGTCGGTCCCAACGGCGCGGGCAAGACAACACTCCTCCACCTTGCCATGGGCTTTCTTAATCCGACGGCCGGCGGTATCAAAGTCTTCGGATGGTCGCCGCAGGAGCAGCCGACCATCGTGCTGCCACGGGTCGGCTTTCTTGCTCAAGACCGTCCGCTGTACCGACGGTTCAAGGTTCGCGACCTCCTGGAGTTTGGGCGACGCCTGAATCCCAGGTGGGACGGTGAGCTGGCAAGGTTACGCCTCGAGCGCTTGGCGATCCCGCTCCACCGGCCTGTTGGCAAGCTGTCTGGTGGGCAGGAGGCCCAGGTGGCACTTGCCCTTACGCTCGCCAAGAAACCCGACATGCTTCTTCTCGACGAGCCACTGTCCAACCTCGACCCGCTTGCCCGGCGCGAGTTCATGCAGGTGCTCATGGACGCGGTCGCCGAAGAGGGCCTCACCGTCGTCCTCTCATCGCACATCATTGCCGACCTGGAGCGCACGTGCGATTACCTGGTCATCCTTGCGCAGGGCCAGGTGCAGCTCGCGGGTGAGATCGAGGGCCTTCTCGACAGTCATCGGACGCTTGTCGGTGGTCCGTCCGACCGAGCCCTGCTCGAGCGCGACGCTTCGGTCATCCATTCCAGCCACACCCCTCGGCAAACGACGATGCTGGTCAAGCTGAACGGCCGTCCAGCGGCGGGCCAATGGGAGGAACATCACGTTGGGCTGGAAGAACTCGTCCTCGCCTATCTCAGCCGGCCCTCTGGTGACAGTTCCGCCAAGTCAGAGCCAGTGGAACCGGCGAAGCTCGAATGA
- a CDS encoding CBS domain-containing protein — protein sequence MRIGQLSRSELVTGALADTLSQAASRMRYADVSALPVVEAGELVGILTERDLTRAAAEGVDPRSHTVAAFMSLGPITADPNEDSDDVAARMLELGIRHLPVIERGKLAGIVSMRDLFLLQTLRGRPDVS from the coding sequence ATGAGAATCGGTCAGCTCTCGCGATCCGAACTGGTGACGGGCGCCCTGGCCGACACACTCAGTCAGGCGGCGAGCCGGATGCGCTACGCCGACGTGAGCGCGCTTCCCGTGGTGGAGGCCGGCGAATTGGTGGGCATCCTCACCGAGCGCGACCTGACTCGTGCCGCGGCGGAGGGGGTCGATCCCCGCAGCCATACGGTGGCTGCTTTCATGAGCCTGGGCCCGATCACCGCGGATCCGAACGAGGACTCGGACGATGTGGCAGCGCGCATGCTCGAACTCGGCATCCGGCATCTGCCGGTGATTGAGCGTGGCAAGCTGGCTGGGATCGTTTCGATGCGCGACCTGTTCCTGCTCCAGACCCTGCGCGGCCGACCAGACGTGTCATGA